From Dromaius novaehollandiae isolate bDroNov1 chromosome 15, bDroNov1.hap1, whole genome shotgun sequence, a single genomic window includes:
- the LOC112996904 gene encoding lateral signaling target protein 2 homolog has protein sequence MLPAALRRWLHRPKRSDPRLLSQFFYADERVSRVVAEINGLDAELDPQQYLVLLNQLHLSQAQLLAVIERIMEECIPTQRHSRDYLVKFPEELLGDNLGNHMLFAAECLLAGTFMEVEEADSVQLRPQARKLLGSLELVRAVLREQSLSQPGSYSEPVRAVLMQFDRLFAEFELSYVSSLVAVKSPEEIYRQQELIVLFCETVERALRLGYLTQEMIDGYEPLLMFTIPRLAIISGLLIYPEGPLSLEQSPEQMSRVFSPFYNLLKKIRDLLQVLSAEELALLERSLCTAELEEPRGPATAPRVDPPTAWGLLEAPHTDAPAPVCPAGSGLPGKAGGPATDSRQAAGSSPRVRPGTPQGQSELRSRYGSTRDMLHTLFVCISGVADQLQTNFASDLRSILKTVFKIVASQPQPAEETGASQAEEREARAAAAPHVPNCPLCSSAAELHRAGVLPEWVPDSSCSQCSACRSPFTLLRRRHHCRSCGKIFCSRCSPHAAALPHYGQLRPVRVCAHCYAAHLGPAHQ, from the exons ATgctgcccgccgccctccgcAGGTGGCTGCACCGGCCCAAG CGGTCCGACCCCCGGCTGCTCTCGCAGTTCTTCTACGCCGACGAGAGGGTGTCGCGGGTGGTGGCGGAGATCAACGGGCTGGATGCCGAGCTGGACCCGCAGCAGTACTTGGTGCTCCTGAACCAGCTGCACCTCAGCCAG GCTCAGCTGCTGGCCGTCATTGAGCGCATCATGGAGGAGTGCATCCCCACACAGAGGCACAGCCGCGACTACCTGGTCAAGTTCCCCGAGGAGCTCTTGGGGGACAACCTGGGCAACCACATGCTGTTTGCCGCCGAG TGTCTCCTGGCGGGCACCTTCATGGAGGTGGAGGAGGCGGACAGCGTCCAGCTGCGGCCGCAGGCCCGGAAGCTGCTGGGCAGCCTGGAGCTGGTGCGCGCGGTGCTGCGGGAGCAGAGCCTCAGCCAGCCCGGCAGCTACTCGGAGCCCGTGCGGGCTGTGCTCATGCAGTTCGACAGGCTCTTTGCAGAGTTCGAGCTGAG CTACGTCTCCTCACTGGTGGCGGTGAAATCGCCCGAAGAGATCTACCGGCAGCAGGAGCTCATCGTGCTCTTCTGTGAGACGGTGGAGAG AGCCCTGCGCCTGGGCTACCTCACCCAGGAGATGATCGATGGCTACGAGCCGCTGCTGATGTTCACCATCCCTCGCCTGGCCATCATCAG CGGGCTCCTCATCTACCCCGAGGGGcccctcagcctggagcagagccctgAGCAGATGTCCCGGGTCTTCAGCCCCTTCTACAACCTCCTGAAGAAAATCAG GGACCTGCTGCAGGTGCTCTCGGCGGAGGAGCTGGCCCTGCTGGAGAGGAGCCTGTGCACCGCTGAGCTGGAGGAGCCCCGCGGTCCGGCCACAGCCCCGAGAGTGGACCCCCCCACTGCCTGGGGGCTCCTGGAGGCTCCCCACACCGATGCGCCAGCCCCCGTCTGCCCGGCAGGCTCGGGCCTCCCCGGCAAGGCTGGCGGCCCAGCCACGGACAG CCGCCAGGCCGCCGGGAGCAGCCCACGGGTGCGGCCTGGCACCCCGCAAGGCCAGTCGGAGCTGCGCTCCCGCTATGGCAGCACCCGGGACATGCTGCACACCCTCTTCGTCTGCATCTCGG GGGTGGCCGATCAGCTCCAGACCAACTTCGCCAGCGACCTGCGCAGCATCTTGAAAACGGTCTTCAAGATTGTCGCCTCGCAGCCCCAGCCGGCCGAGGAGACAGGCGCCAGCC AGGCAGAGGAAAGGGAGGCGCGCGCCGCAGCAGCACCCCATGTTCCCAACTGCCCTCTCTGCTCCAGCGCCGCTGAGCTCCACAGGGCAG GCGTCCTGCCCGAGTGGGTGCCggacagcagctgcagccagtgCTCGGCCTGCCGCTCGCCCTTCACCCTGCTGCGCCGGAGGCACCACTGCCGCAGCTGTGGCAAG ATCTTCTGCTCCCGCTGCTCCCCGCACGCCGCCGCCCTCCCACACTACGGGCAGCTGCGGCCGGTGCGCGTCTGCGCTCACTGCTACGCCGCCCACCTCGGGCCCGCGCACCAGTGA
- the FAM193B gene encoding protein FAM193B isoform X2, with protein sequence MTRRRNKAAAAAGGAGTRRERAGGAAAAAAAPPPEPPAPPEVAAGSSAEPGRAAAQVLPTANQSVQTCCLLCHRERKDWGGPSHNGLVSPGERLPPDFVPTLVQNLLGEMPLWICQSCRKSVEEEERRAVQEQALAVSLSHTSCKSQSCGGGSHSSSSSSSSSSSSCHGNSGDWDPSSFLSAHKLSGLWNSQHSNGAVQGSPLGAPAAALECVSQAPAMAPGLKACPYSHTASPASSGTAPGSPLPTSLDFCKTLPKQFKSMCRRATPPGEAFHSSEHHQHSDLTAPPNSPTGLPSQPPALIPSKQTPAHPGPFGSPPRVPLGTSPQATLFPAPSAQAAALKPASESPPAGTVSHSPGSCKSPHLPPANVPLLKMPPPLSGCTHPCNGHCSTSLIPPPASHQLPSTNRDPSCKGHKFPNGTSCHPPQPCEADEGLGEDEDSSSERSSCTSSSTNQKDGKFCDCCYCEFFGHNAPPAAPTSRNYAEIREKLRSRLTKRKEELPQKLGHSSSSGEPAVDHRNVDELLDYINSTEPKPLNSAKAAKRARHKQKKKEKEKAQLEAEAQKRAERTPAASQAREPAEEKLLEWPELELERVNSFLSSRLQEIKNTIKDSIRASFSVYDLNLDVNDFPKKAAVLEQKNLLSHLNGSSDLQDIDLALAPLSLGPAKSHALLRGELGPRWGEGPGEPLPAPAAENGVVKRLSAVPSLSRMIWVQSKATDSAADGGGPSPEAKEGLQPKGPELQEQVPAGGRQRKNKRQSGQVKKGDGAAAPGGQTRLESPGAKGQVLGTKHPSKPSASEPQRVGGCAEPGESGKGQPWGCSGARPEKERSGDWKGRRGEGKAEPPELAQLPPPAAAGDRQLPHPIALGGSPQPKGKSRKSRNKVEKSNTSIDDVFLPKDLDGVEMDETDREVEYFKRFCLDSAKQTRQKVAVNWTNFTLKKTTSSAAQ encoded by the exons ATGACTCGCAGGCGGAacaaggcggcggcggcggcgggcggcgcggggacgcgccgggagcgggcggggggcgccgccgccgccgccgcggcccccccgccggagccgcccgcgccgccggaggtggcggcgggcagcagcgcggagccgggcagagccgccgctCAG GTGCTGCCCACCGCCAACCAGTCAGTGCAGACGTGCTGCCTGCTGTGCCACAGGGAGCGCAAGGACTGGGGAGGCCCGTCCCACAATGGGCTCGTTTCCCCGGGTGAGAGGCTGCCACCGGACTTTGTGCCAACACTCGTGCAAAACCTCCTGGGAGAAATGCCGCTGTGGATCTGCCAGAGCTGCCGGAAGAGCGTGGAGGAAGAAGAGCGGCGGGCAGTGCAGGAGCAGGCCCTGGCG GTCTCGTTATCCCACACATCCTGCAAGTCACAGTCTTGTGGGGGTGGCTCCcactcctcttcctcttcctcctcctcctcctcctcctcgtgccACGGGAACTCAGGGGACTGGGACCCCAGCTCTTTCTTGTCTGCCCACAAGCTCTCGGGCCTCTGGAACTCGCAGCACAGCAATGGGGCCGTGCAGGGCAGCCCCCTCGGGGCCCCCGCGGCTGCACTAG AGTGCGTCAGCCAGGCTCCTGCCATGGCGCCTGGGCTCAAGGCCTGTCCATACAGCCACACGGCCTCCCCTGCGTCCAGCGGCACTGCCCCAGGCTCGCCTCTGCCTACCTCACTCGACTTCTGCAAGACACTGCCGAAGCAGTTCAAAAGCATGTGCCGGAGGGCCACCCCACCAG GTGAGGCCTTCCACTCCTCAGAGCATCATCAGCACTCGGACCTCACTGCTCCTCCCAACAGTCCCACCGGCCTCCCCTCCCAGCCGCCAGCGCTGATTCCCTCCAAGCAGACGCCTGCCCATCCGGGGCCCTTCGGCTCCCCGCCACGTGTCCCACTGGGCACCTCCCCACAGGCTACGCTCTTCCCTGCGCCCAGcgcgcaggcagcagccctgaagcCAGCATCCGAGTCCCCTCCTGCTGGCACTGTCTCACACAGCCCGGGTTCGTGTAAGagcccccacctgccccctgcTAACGTGCCGCTGCTGAAGATGCCACCTCCGCTTTCGGGTTGCACTCATCCCTGCAACGGGCACTGCAGTACTTCGCTcatccctcctcctgcctcccaccaGCTGCCCAGTACAAACAG GGACCCCTCTTGCAAAGGGCACAAATTCCCAAACGGTACCAGCTGCCACCCGCCGCAGCCGTGTGAGGCAGACGAGGGGCTCGGGGAGGATGAGGACAGCAGCTCGGAGCGCAGTTCCTgcacctcctcctccaccaacCAGAAAGATGGGAAGTTCTGTGACTGCTGCTACTGTGAGTTCTTCGGCCACAACGCG cccccggccgctcCTACGAGCCGCAACTACGCTGAGATCCGGGAGAAGCTACGCTCGCGCCTCACCAAGAGGAAAGAGGAGTTGCCACAGAAACtagggcacagcagcagctcggGAGAGCCTGCTGTGGACCACCGCAACGTGGACGAGCTGCTAGACTACATCAACAGCACAGAGCCCAAGCCCCTGAACAGTGCCAAGGCAGCCAAGCGGGCACGGCACAAGCAGAAGAAGAAG gagaaggagaaagcccAGCTGGAGGCAGAGGCCCAGAAGCGGGCTGAGCGCAcccctgcagccagccaggccagGGAGCCCGCCgaggagaagctgctggagtggccggagctggagctggagcggGTGAACAGCTTCCTCAGCAGCCGGCTGCAGGAGATCAAGAACACCATCAAGGACTCCATCCGGGCTAGCTTCAGCGTCTATGACCTCAACCTGGATGTCAATGACTTTCCCAAGAAGGCAGCTGTCCTGGAGCAGAAGAACCTGCTCTCTCACCTCAATGGCTCCTCTGACCTGCAGGACATAGACCTGGCCCTTGCCCCGCTCAGCCTGGGCCCCGCCAAGAGCCACGCGCTGCTGCGGGGCGAGCTGGGCCCCCGATGGGGTGAGGGGCCAGGGGAGCCActgccagccccagcagctgagAACGGCGTGGTGAAGCGCCTCAGCGCTGTGCCCAGTCTCTCTCGGATGATCTGGGTGCAGTCCAAGGCCACAGACTCTGCTGCAGATGGCGGCGGGCCAAGCCCGGAGGCCAAGGAGGGACTGCAGCCCAAGGggccagagctgcaggagcaggtgccTGCAGGGGGCCGGCAGCGGAAGAACAAGCGGCAGAGCGGGCAGGTGAAGAAGGGGGACGGCGCCGCAGCGCCTGGCGGCCAGACCAGGCTGGAGAGCCCTGGTGCGAAGGGGCAGGTGCTGGGAACCAAGCACCCTTCGAAGCCCAGCGCCTCAGAGCCGCAGCGGGTAGGCGGCTGTGCCGAGCCGGGGGAGAGCGGCAaggggcagccctggggctgcagcgGCGCTAGGCCGGAGAAGGAGAGAAGCGGCGACTGGAAAGGCCGGAGGGGGGAGGGCAAAGCGGAGCCACCGGAGCTGGCGCAGCTGCctcccccagctgctgctggggaccgCCAGCTGCCTCACCCCATCGCCCTGGGGGGCTCCCCGCAGCCCAAGGGCAAGAGCAGGAAGAGCCGGAACAAGGTGGAGAAATCCAATACCTCTATTG ATGACGTGTTCCTGCCCAAGGACTTAGACGGGGTCGAGATGGACGAGACTGACAGAGAAGTGGAGTATTTCAAGAG GTTCTGTCTGGATTCTGCCAAGCAGACGCGGCAGAAGGTGGCCGTGAACTGGACCAACTTCACCCTGAAGAAAACCACTTCGAGTGCAGCCCAGTGA
- the FAM193B gene encoding protein FAM193B isoform X1 translates to MTRRRNKAAAAAGGAGTRRERAGGAAAAAAAPPPEPPAPPEVAAGSSAEPGRAAAQVLPTANQSVQTCCLLCHRERKDWGGPSHNGLVSPGERLPPDFVPTLVQNLLGEMPLWICQSCRKSVEEEERRAVQEQALAVSLSHTSCKSQSCGGGSHSSSSSSSSSSSSCHGNSGDWDPSSFLSAHKLSGLWNSQHSNGAVQGSPLGAPAAALGDKHPGLALSPECVSQAPAMAPGLKACPYSHTASPASSGTAPGSPLPTSLDFCKTLPKQFKSMCRRATPPGEAFHSSEHHQHSDLTAPPNSPTGLPSQPPALIPSKQTPAHPGPFGSPPRVPLGTSPQATLFPAPSAQAAALKPASESPPAGTVSHSPGSCKSPHLPPANVPLLKMPPPLSGCTHPCNGHCSTSLIPPPASHQLPSTNRDPSCKGHKFPNGTSCHPPQPCEADEGLGEDEDSSSERSSCTSSSTNQKDGKFCDCCYCEFFGHNAPPAAPTSRNYAEIREKLRSRLTKRKEELPQKLGHSSSSGEPAVDHRNVDELLDYINSTEPKPLNSAKAAKRARHKQKKKEKEKAQLEAEAQKRAERTPAASQAREPAEEKLLEWPELELERVNSFLSSRLQEIKNTIKDSIRASFSVYDLNLDVNDFPKKAAVLEQKNLLSHLNGSSDLQDIDLALAPLSLGPAKSHALLRGELGPRWGEGPGEPLPAPAAENGVVKRLSAVPSLSRMIWVQSKATDSAADGGGPSPEAKEGLQPKGPELQEQVPAGGRQRKNKRQSGQVKKGDGAAAPGGQTRLESPGAKGQVLGTKHPSKPSASEPQRVGGCAEPGESGKGQPWGCSGARPEKERSGDWKGRRGEGKAEPPELAQLPPPAAAGDRQLPHPIALGGSPQPKGKSRKSRNKVEKSNTSIDDVFLPKDLDGVEMDETDREVEYFKRFCLDSAKQTRQKVAVNWTNFTLKKTTSSAAQ, encoded by the exons ATGACTCGCAGGCGGAacaaggcggcggcggcggcgggcggcgcggggacgcgccgggagcgggcggggggcgccgccgccgccgccgcggcccccccgccggagccgcccgcgccgccggaggtggcggcgggcagcagcgcggagccgggcagagccgccgctCAG GTGCTGCCCACCGCCAACCAGTCAGTGCAGACGTGCTGCCTGCTGTGCCACAGGGAGCGCAAGGACTGGGGAGGCCCGTCCCACAATGGGCTCGTTTCCCCGGGTGAGAGGCTGCCACCGGACTTTGTGCCAACACTCGTGCAAAACCTCCTGGGAGAAATGCCGCTGTGGATCTGCCAGAGCTGCCGGAAGAGCGTGGAGGAAGAAGAGCGGCGGGCAGTGCAGGAGCAGGCCCTGGCG GTCTCGTTATCCCACACATCCTGCAAGTCACAGTCTTGTGGGGGTGGCTCCcactcctcttcctcttcctcctcctcctcctcctcctcgtgccACGGGAACTCAGGGGACTGGGACCCCAGCTCTTTCTTGTCTGCCCACAAGCTCTCGGGCCTCTGGAACTCGCAGCACAGCAATGGGGCCGTGCAGGGCAGCCCCCTCGGGGCCCCCGCGGCTGCACTAG GTGACAAGCATCCTGGCCTCGCTCTTTCTCCAGAGTGCGTCAGCCAGGCTCCTGCCATGGCGCCTGGGCTCAAGGCCTGTCCATACAGCCACACGGCCTCCCCTGCGTCCAGCGGCACTGCCCCAGGCTCGCCTCTGCCTACCTCACTCGACTTCTGCAAGACACTGCCGAAGCAGTTCAAAAGCATGTGCCGGAGGGCCACCCCACCAG GTGAGGCCTTCCACTCCTCAGAGCATCATCAGCACTCGGACCTCACTGCTCCTCCCAACAGTCCCACCGGCCTCCCCTCCCAGCCGCCAGCGCTGATTCCCTCCAAGCAGACGCCTGCCCATCCGGGGCCCTTCGGCTCCCCGCCACGTGTCCCACTGGGCACCTCCCCACAGGCTACGCTCTTCCCTGCGCCCAGcgcgcaggcagcagccctgaagcCAGCATCCGAGTCCCCTCCTGCTGGCACTGTCTCACACAGCCCGGGTTCGTGTAAGagcccccacctgccccctgcTAACGTGCCGCTGCTGAAGATGCCACCTCCGCTTTCGGGTTGCACTCATCCCTGCAACGGGCACTGCAGTACTTCGCTcatccctcctcctgcctcccaccaGCTGCCCAGTACAAACAG GGACCCCTCTTGCAAAGGGCACAAATTCCCAAACGGTACCAGCTGCCACCCGCCGCAGCCGTGTGAGGCAGACGAGGGGCTCGGGGAGGATGAGGACAGCAGCTCGGAGCGCAGTTCCTgcacctcctcctccaccaacCAGAAAGATGGGAAGTTCTGTGACTGCTGCTACTGTGAGTTCTTCGGCCACAACGCG cccccggccgctcCTACGAGCCGCAACTACGCTGAGATCCGGGAGAAGCTACGCTCGCGCCTCACCAAGAGGAAAGAGGAGTTGCCACAGAAACtagggcacagcagcagctcggGAGAGCCTGCTGTGGACCACCGCAACGTGGACGAGCTGCTAGACTACATCAACAGCACAGAGCCCAAGCCCCTGAACAGTGCCAAGGCAGCCAAGCGGGCACGGCACAAGCAGAAGAAGAAG gagaaggagaaagcccAGCTGGAGGCAGAGGCCCAGAAGCGGGCTGAGCGCAcccctgcagccagccaggccagGGAGCCCGCCgaggagaagctgctggagtggccggagctggagctggagcggGTGAACAGCTTCCTCAGCAGCCGGCTGCAGGAGATCAAGAACACCATCAAGGACTCCATCCGGGCTAGCTTCAGCGTCTATGACCTCAACCTGGATGTCAATGACTTTCCCAAGAAGGCAGCTGTCCTGGAGCAGAAGAACCTGCTCTCTCACCTCAATGGCTCCTCTGACCTGCAGGACATAGACCTGGCCCTTGCCCCGCTCAGCCTGGGCCCCGCCAAGAGCCACGCGCTGCTGCGGGGCGAGCTGGGCCCCCGATGGGGTGAGGGGCCAGGGGAGCCActgccagccccagcagctgagAACGGCGTGGTGAAGCGCCTCAGCGCTGTGCCCAGTCTCTCTCGGATGATCTGGGTGCAGTCCAAGGCCACAGACTCTGCTGCAGATGGCGGCGGGCCAAGCCCGGAGGCCAAGGAGGGACTGCAGCCCAAGGggccagagctgcaggagcaggtgccTGCAGGGGGCCGGCAGCGGAAGAACAAGCGGCAGAGCGGGCAGGTGAAGAAGGGGGACGGCGCCGCAGCGCCTGGCGGCCAGACCAGGCTGGAGAGCCCTGGTGCGAAGGGGCAGGTGCTGGGAACCAAGCACCCTTCGAAGCCCAGCGCCTCAGAGCCGCAGCGGGTAGGCGGCTGTGCCGAGCCGGGGGAGAGCGGCAaggggcagccctggggctgcagcgGCGCTAGGCCGGAGAAGGAGAGAAGCGGCGACTGGAAAGGCCGGAGGGGGGAGGGCAAAGCGGAGCCACCGGAGCTGGCGCAGCTGCctcccccagctgctgctggggaccgCCAGCTGCCTCACCCCATCGCCCTGGGGGGCTCCCCGCAGCCCAAGGGCAAGAGCAGGAAGAGCCGGAACAAGGTGGAGAAATCCAATACCTCTATTG ATGACGTGTTCCTGCCCAAGGACTTAGACGGGGTCGAGATGGACGAGACTGACAGAGAAGTGGAGTATTTCAAGAG GTTCTGTCTGGATTCTGCCAAGCAGACGCGGCAGAAGGTGGCCGTGAACTGGACCAACTTCACCCTGAAGAAAACCACTTCGAGTGCAGCCCAGTGA
- the DDX41 gene encoding probable ATP-dependent RNA helicase DDX41 produces the protein MEAAADRKRQREEASDASGLSGEDDDDYVPYVPVKQRKQQMLQKLLQMRRKVVSEEEQRDSGSEQRGDEDDIPLGPQSNISLLDQHQHLKEKAEARKESAKEKQLKEEEKILESVAEGRALMSVKEMAKGITYDDPIKTSWRAPRYILGMSEARHDRVRKKYHILVEGEGIPPPIKSFKEMKFPAAVLRGLKKKGIQQPTPIQIQGIPTILSGRDMIGIAFTGSGKTLVFTLPVIMFCLEQEKRLPFSKREGPYGLIICPSRELARQTHGIIEYYCRLLQEDGLPPLRCALCIGGMSVKEQMETIKHGVHMMVATPGRLMDLLQKKMVSLDICRYLALDEADRMIDMGFEGDIRTIFSYFKGQRQTLLFSATMPKKIQNFAKSALVKPITINVGRAGAASLDVVQEVEYVKEEAKMVYLLECLQKTPPPVLIFAEKKADVDAIHEYLLLKGVEAVAIHGGKDQEERTKAIEAFRDGKKDVLVATDVASKGLDFPAIQHVINYDMPEEIENYVHRIGRTGRSGNTGIATTFINKACDESVLMDLKALLLEAKQKVPPVLQVLHCGDETMLDIGGERGCAFCGGLGHRITDCPKLEAMQTKQVSNIGRKDYLAHSSMDF, from the exons ATGGAGGCCGCGGCCGACAGGAAG AGGCAGCGGGAGGAGGCGTCGGACGCGTCGGGCCTGTCCGGGGAGGACGACGACGACTATGTGCCCTACGTGCCCGTCAAGCAGCGCAAGCAGCAGATG ctgcagaagctgctgcagaTGCGGCGGAAGGTGGTGTCAGAAGAGGAGCAGCGGGACAGTGGGAGCGAGCAGCGGGGCGACGAGGACGATATCCCCCTGGGGCCCCAGTCCAACATCAGCCTCTTGGATCAGCACCAGCACCTCAAAGAGAAGGCGGAAG CTCGGAAGGAATCAGCTAAGGAGAAGCAgctgaaagaggaagagaagatcCTGGAGAGTGTGGCAGAGGGCCGAG CTTTGATGTCGGTGAAGGAGATGGCAAAGGGCATCACGTACGATGATCCTATTAAAACCAG CTGGAGAGCGCCTCGTTACATCCTGGGCATGTCAGAGGCACGACACGATCGTGTGCGCAAGAAGTACCACATCCTCGTGGAGGGAGAGGGCATCCCCCCTCCCATCAAGAGCTTCAAGGAGATGAAGTTTCCAGCAG CTGTCCTGAGGGGCCTGAAGAAAAAAGGCATCCAGCAGCCAACGCCCATACAGATCCAAGGCATCCCCACGAT CCTCTCAGGAAGGGATATGATTGGCATCGCGTTCACTGGCTCTGGGAAGACCTTGGTGTTCACGCTTCCCGTTATCATGTTCTGCCTGGAACAGGAGAAGAGACTGCCGTTTTCCAAGCGAGAGGGCCCCTATGGACTCATCATCTGTCCTTCT CGGGAGCTGGCCCGGCAGACCCATGGCATCATAGAATACTACTGCCGCCTGCTGCAGGAGGATGGGCTGCCCCCGCTGCGCTGTGCCCTCTGCATTGGGGGCATGTCTGTCAAGGAGCAGATGGAGACGATCAAACA TGGTGTACACATGATGGTGGCAACCCCTGGCCGCCTCATGGACTTGCTGCAGAAGAAGATGGTGAGCTTGGACATCTGCCGGTACTTGGCCTTGGATGAGGCTGACAGGATGATTGATATGGGCTTTGAGGGGGACATCCGTACCATCTTCTCCTACTTCAAG GGCCAGCGGCAGACCCTTCTCTTCAGCGCCACAATGCCCAAGAAGATCCAGAACTTTGCCAAGAGCGCCTTGGTGAAGCCCATCACTATCAACGTTGGGCGAGCAGGTGCTGCCAGCCTGGACGTCGTGCAG GAAGTGGAGTATGTGAAGGAGGAGGCCAAGATGGTGTACCTGCTCGAGTGCCTGCAGAAGACCCCGCCACCT GTGCTGATCTTTGCGGAGAAGAAGGCGGATGTTGATGCGATCCATGAGTACCTGCTGCTCAAGGGTGTGGAAGCTGTGGCCATCCATGGAGGGAAAG ATCAGGAGGAGCGGACAAAAGCCATCGAGGCCTTCCGGGATGGGAAGAAGGATGTCCTGGTTGCCACTGACGTAGCTTCCAAGGGCCTGGACTTCCCAGCTATCCAGCATGTCATCAACTACGACATGCCAGAGGAGATCGAGAACTACG TTCACCGCATTGGGCGTACGGGCCGTTCAGGCAACACTGGCATTGCTACCACTTTCATCAACAAGGCCTGCG ATGAGTCGGTGCTCATGGATCTCAAGGCTCTGCTCCTGGAGGCGAAGCAGAAGGTGCCTCCTGTGCTCCAGGTGCTGCACTGTGGGGATGAGACCATGCTGGACATCGGAG GCGAACGGGGCTGCGCCTTCTGCGGCGGCCTGGGCCATCGCATCACCGACTGCCCCAAGCTGGAGGCAATGCAGACGAAGCAAGTCAGCAACATCGGCCGCAAGGACTACCTGGCCCACAGCTCCATGGACTTCTAG
- the DOK3 gene encoding docking protein 3, with the protein MERPVKDGILYVQHSKFGKRSWRKMRAQLFAASPSGVARMEKFDVRDDGTALEKSSLRRCARRVIRLSDCVSVGPASTESCPKATAAFYLNTTEKSYVLAAEQRDEWISQLCQLAFQGAKQAPQSSARTQPNPDIHMEENSLYSSWQDLTEFLVLVLRTDAAARCGLHGHYLLAALPQSLTLKDPQSRQPLLTWPYPFLRKFGQDQTVFTFEAGRRSDSGEGTFTFSTPRAPELCRAVAAAIACQQQGKEAPEPRLPAPGTEPQPRGPGAEELPAGPAAGRAQPDSQAPLGLLRFPPPEPDSTGPIIYASIARGQQPLLGPTQPWAVGKPAAEHLYENIFAAEPARAEEEQEEQEGGRWELGYRQAPEGRSGEVGPIYDNRAAVAAAPSWGGPQPPGPPEQRWGPAGRCAQDEPPGPKPQSNLKAKLVRLLSREAPAPGQRDWL; encoded by the exons atgGAGAGACCTGTGAAGGATGGGATCCTCTATGTGCAGCACAGCAAATTTGGAAAG AGGTCCTGGAGGAAGATGCGAGCCCAGCTCTTCGCTGCCAGCCCGTCCGGCGTGGCTCGGATGGAGAAGTTTGATGTGCGGGATGACGGCACGGCGCTGGAGAAGTCCTCCCTGCGGAGGTGCGCCCGCCGGGTGATCCGCCTCTCGGACTGCGTCTCCGTGGGGCCCGCCAGCACCGAGAGCTGCCCGAAAGCCACCGCTGCCTTCTACCTCAACACCACGGAGAAGAGCTATGTGCTGGCGGCCGAGCAGCGGGACGAGTGGATCTCGCAGCTCTGCCAGCTGGCTTTCCAG GGTGCAAAGCAGGCGCCGCAGAGCAGTGCCAGGACCCAGCCCAACCCTGACATCCACATGGAGGAGAACTCCCTCTACTCCTCGTGGCAGGACC TGACCGAGTTCCTGGTGCTGGTGCTCAGGACAGACGCGGCCGCCCGCTGCGGCCTGCACGGGCACTACCTGCTCGCAGCCCTTCCCCAGAGCCTGACGCTGAAGGACCCGCAGTCCCGCCAGCCCCTGCTCACCTGGCCCTACCCCTTCCTCCGCAAGTTCGGCCAGGACCAG ACCGTCTTTACCTTCGAGGCCGGCCGCCGCAGCGACTCCGGCGAGGGCACCTTCACCTTCAGCACGCCGCGGGCCCCGGAGCTCTGCCGGGCCGTAGCCGCCGCCATtgcctgccagcagcagggcaaGGAGGCCCCTGAGCCCCGGCTGCCCGCCCCGGGCActgagccccagccccgggggcctGGCGCTGAGGAGCTGCCAGCCGGGCCAGCCGCGGGGAGGGCGCAGCCTGACTCCCAGGCGCCCTTGGGCCTCCTCCGCTTCCCACCTCCGGAGCCCGACAGCACTGGCCCCATCATCTACGCCTCCATCGCCCGGGGCCAGCAGCCGCTTCTGGGACCGACGCAGCCCTGGGCCGTGGGGAAGCCGGCCGCCGAGCACCTCTACGAGAACATCTTCGCGGCGGAGCCGGCGCGCgctgaggaggagcaggaggagcaggagggcgGGCGGTGGGAGCTGGGGTACCGGCAGGCCCCTGAGGGCCGCAGCGGTGAGGTGGGCCCCATCTACGACAACCGGGCTGCAGTGGCAGCGGCTCCAAGTTGGGGCGGCCcacagccccccggccccccggagcagcgctggggcccggcggggcgctgCGCCCAGGACGAGCCCCCCGGGCCCAAGCCCCAGAGCAACCTCAAGGCCAAGCTCGTtcggctgctgagcagggaggcccccgcccccggccagcGGGACTGGCTCTGA